One window from the genome of Bacillus tianshenii encodes:
- a CDS encoding DUF378 domain-containing protein codes for MSGLQRTALALVIIGAINWGLIGFFRFDLVAAIFGGQDAALSRIVYGLVGIAGLYALTLLFKPDQELERAPEPSR; via the coding sequence ATGAGTGGTTTACAACGTACAGCACTTGCACTTGTTATTATCGGTGCAATCAACTGGGGACTTATTGGTTTCTTCAGATTTGACTTAGTCGCAGCAATCTTCGGAGGACAAGACGCTGCTCTTTCACGCATCGTCTATGGCCTAGTAGGCATCGCAGGCCTCTACGCCCTTACACTTCTATTCAAACCAGACCAAGAACTAGAACGCGCCCCAGAACCAAGCCGTTAA
- the yugI gene encoding S1 domain-containing post-transcriptional regulator GSP13 codes for MAEKYQVGSVLTGKVTGIQPYGAFVALDEETQGLVHISEITHGYVKDVNEHLSIGDEVNVKVLSVDEAKGKISLSIRATQEPPKQEEKKERRPKRQNNAKKQEEETTPAGFNTLKDKLEEWIDQSSDRKKFLKK; via the coding sequence TTGGCAGAAAAATATCAAGTTGGAAGTGTATTAACAGGTAAGGTAACTGGTATTCAACCATACGGTGCGTTCGTTGCTTTGGATGAAGAGACTCAAGGTCTTGTCCATATTTCTGAAATTACTCATGGCTATGTAAAAGATGTAAATGAGCATCTTTCAATCGGTGATGAAGTAAACGTGAAAGTTCTTTCAGTTGACGAAGCAAAAGGCAAAATCAGCCTATCAATTCGTGCAACACAAGAGCCTCCAAAACAAGAGGAAAAGAAAGAGCGTCGTCCTAAGCGTCAAAACAATGCGAAGAAGCAGGAAGAAGAAACAACTCCAGCTGGTTTCAACACATTGAAAGACAAGCTGGAAGAGTGGATTGACCAGTCTTCAGACCGTAAAAAATTCCTTAAGAAGTAA
- a CDS encoding RNA polymerase sigma factor has product MSEEELIIKAKNGNRQAFQQLVEMYYPTVERFAFQLGNPHHEVDDIVQEVFLRVYRFLDQFSQNKFSTWLYKITLNVTRDMARKKSQNLRKVVKIKKERTEDQPPVEKYILQDEDDRVLHQCIQRLDEKYRLPILLFYFHDKKYDEIAHILDVRLPTVKTRMLRAKQMLKKLLKEQAEGGEHHG; this is encoded by the coding sequence ATGTCGGAAGAAGAACTCATAATAAAAGCAAAAAATGGGAACCGCCAAGCGTTTCAGCAGCTTGTTGAAATGTATTACCCAACTGTCGAACGTTTTGCCTTTCAGCTAGGAAATCCACATCACGAAGTCGACGATATCGTACAGGAAGTCTTCCTGAGGGTATACAGGTTTCTAGATCAGTTTTCTCAAAATAAATTTTCGACTTGGCTTTATAAAATCACATTAAACGTTACACGTGATATGGCAAGGAAGAAGTCGCAAAACCTTCGAAAAGTCGTCAAGATTAAAAAAGAACGTACAGAGGACCAACCTCCTGTGGAAAAATACATTTTGCAGGATGAAGATGACAGGGTGTTGCATCAATGCATCCAAAGGCTGGACGAAAAATATCGACTACCGATCTTATTGTTTTATTTTCATGACAAAAAATACGATGAAATTGCCCATATATTAGATGTCCGCCTTCCGACTGTGAAAACCCGTATGCTACGGGCCAAACAAATGTTGAAGAAGCTGTTGAAAGAACAAGCAGAAGGTGGTGAGCATCATGGATGA
- a CDS encoding sodium-dependent transporter produces MTNHEQWSSKIAFILAAAGSAIGLGAIWKFPYMAGMNGGGVFFLLFLIFTIFLGAPMLLAEFVIGRRSQKDAVDSYRTLAPNSKWHYVGYLGVVTSFLLLSFYSVVGGWILSYLFRSLTGQLSNLSNDGYGQLFNSIIANPWEVPIAQFIFMLLTIFVVQNGVKKGIETASKYMMPALFILFIVLVIRSLTLEGAMEGVKFLLSPDFSKLTAETVIMALGQAFFALSVGISVMVTYSSYLPKSENLPRSVTSVVSLNILISLLAGLAIFPAVFALGFNPSAGPELIFIIFPAVFDKIAFGGFFFAIFLILLLFATLTSAFSILEIVVASVAKDDTEKRRKSSWIIGLLVFITGIPSALSFGLLGEFTLFGKVWFDFADYLCSNILLPLGGLLIALFVSRRMSKESLFAEVNEGGTMSASLFAIWYNAVRYLLPIGIILIFLNAVGLI; encoded by the coding sequence ATGACAAATCATGAACAATGGTCCTCAAAGATTGCTTTCATTCTTGCTGCAGCCGGTTCAGCAATCGGCTTAGGGGCAATTTGGAAGTTCCCATATATGGCCGGAATGAATGGTGGAGGCGTCTTTTTCCTTTTGTTCTTAATTTTCACAATTTTCCTTGGAGCTCCAATGCTTCTCGCAGAGTTTGTAATTGGACGCCGCTCTCAGAAAGATGCGGTGGATTCATATCGTACACTGGCTCCGAATAGTAAATGGCACTATGTCGGCTATTTAGGAGTTGTAACGTCCTTTCTATTACTTTCATTCTACAGTGTCGTTGGCGGATGGATTCTTTCTTACCTATTCCGTAGTCTCACAGGGCAACTAAGTAACTTATCAAATGATGGGTATGGTCAATTATTTAATTCCATTATTGCTAACCCGTGGGAAGTGCCGATTGCACAGTTTATTTTTATGCTCCTCACAATTTTCGTTGTACAAAATGGTGTTAAAAAAGGCATTGAAACAGCCAGCAAATATATGATGCCAGCACTATTTATTCTTTTCATTGTGCTTGTGATTCGCTCCCTTACACTTGAAGGGGCAATGGAAGGCGTTAAATTTTTATTAAGCCCTGACTTTTCAAAATTAACAGCTGAGACGGTGATTATGGCGTTAGGCCAAGCATTCTTTGCGTTAAGTGTTGGAATCTCAGTAATGGTAACGTACAGTTCTTACTTACCAAAATCAGAAAATCTTCCACGGTCAGTCACATCTGTTGTTTCGTTAAATATCTTGATTTCTTTATTAGCTGGACTAGCAATTTTCCCTGCTGTTTTCGCGTTAGGGTTTAATCCAAGTGCTGGACCTGAGCTTATTTTCATCATCTTTCCAGCTGTATTCGATAAAATTGCTTTTGGTGGTTTTTTCTTTGCCATTTTCTTAATTCTTTTGTTATTTGCAACATTAACATCAGCATTTTCAATTCTTGAAATTGTTGTTGCTTCTGTGGCAAAAGATGATACAGAGAAAAGACGGAAAAGCTCTTGGATTATTGGCTTACTCGTATTTATTACAGGTATTCCTTCAGCCCTTTCATTCGGGTTGCTTGGAGAATTCACACTGTTCGGTAAGGTTTGGTTTGATTTCGCAGACTATCTTTGCAGCAACATCTTGCTTCCACTAGGCGGCTTATTAATTGCTTTGTTTGTAAGCCGGCGTATGTCCAAGGAAAGTCTATTTGCTGAGGTAAATGAAGGCGGTACAATGAGCGCCTCATTGTTTGCAATCTGGTATAACGCTGTTCGATACCTACTGCCTATTGGCATTATTCTCATCTTCCTTAATGCAGTTGGGCTGATTTAA